Proteins from a genomic interval of Streptomyces sp. TLI_235:
- a CDS encoding carbohydrate ABC transporter substrate-binding protein (CUT1 family) (manually curated), producing MDRRSFLGAAATVAGAAAMAPLLTACGGGAAKKAGANTKEGLKAALPAHVPNGNAVKPDIASVQGGPDAATDPAYLSYPASPPASVSGVPGKGGSYTAVTPLWGTNPPAGNSFFQAMNKALGVELTVKPADGNTYDTIVPTMTAAKKLPDWINLPAWWNAKFNTGALVGSQLADLTPYLSGDNIKKYPNLAALPTGAWQNGVWGDKLYGIPCFSTSFGIPGATFYRRDILEARGITADQVKSADDLMNIGKELTDAKRGVWAFDDVWTYLQFSWGVPMNWRVDNGKLVHPFETQEFLEALDWHYRLATAGYMHPDALAGDNANGSTRFYSGKVLIAGGGLGAWNLADHQSGTAADPNYRRGALNAVTAGGTGTPVIYMGASASMISYLNADLKPAQIEELLSVANYLAAPYGTAEYTLVNFGVEGVHHTRVNGVPTFTDEGKKDVQATAFPFLAASSSVISNPGGDQVTKDYATWSAANVKYLTKPPFWGMNFTMPQAIASAAAAQNVNDTIKDCYHGKKKVSEVQDAISSWRSGPGERLKQWMTDNVLDKYGTGQ from the exons TTGGACCGAAGGAGCTTCCTGGGCGCCGCTGCCACGGTCGCGGGAGCCGCAGCGATGGCACCGCTGCTCACCGCCTGCGGCGGCGGCGCCGCAAAGAAGGCAGGCGCGAACACCAAGGAGGGCCTGAAGGCGGCGCTGCCGGCCCACGTGCCGAACGGCAACGCGGTCAAGCCGGACATCGCCTCCGTGCAGGGCGGACCGGACGCCGCGACCGACCCGGCCTACCTCTCCTACCCCGCCTCCCCGCCCGCCAGCGTCTCCGGCGTCCCGGGCAAGGGCGGCAGCTACACGGCGGTCACCCCGCTGTGGGGCACCAACCCGCCGGCCGGCAACTCCTTCTTCCAGGCGATGAACAAAGCGCTCGGGGTCGAGCTGACCGTCAAGCCCGCGGACGGGAACACCTACGACACCATCGTCCCGACGATGACCGCCGCCAAGAAGCTGCCGGACTGGATCAACCTGCCGGCCTGGTGGAACGCCAAGTTCAACACCGGCGCGCTGGTGGGCAGCCAGCTCGCGGACCTGACCCCGTACCTGTCCGGCGACAACATCAAGAAGTACCCGAACCTGGCCGCCCTCCCCACCGGCGCCTGGCAGAACGGGGTCTGGGGCGACAAGCTCTACGGGATCCCCTGCTTCTCCACCAGCTTCGGCATCCCGGGAGCCACCTTCTACCGCCGGGACATCCTCGAAGCCCGGGGCATCACGGCCGACCAGGTGAAGTCCGCCGACGACCTGATGAACATCGGCAAGGAGCTGACCGACGCCAAGCGCGGCGTGTGGGCCTTCGACGACGTGTGGACCTACCTCCAGTTCAGCTGGGGCGTCCCCATGAACTGGAGGGTCGACAACGGCAAGCTGGTCCACCCGTTCGAGACCCAGGAGTTCCTGGAGGCCCTCGACTGGCACTACCGCCTGGCCACCGCCGGCTACATGCACCCGGACGCGCTCGCCGGTGACAACGCCAACGGTTCCACCCGCTTCTACAGCGGGAAGGTGCTCATCGCGGGCGGCGGACTGGGCGCCTGGAACCTGGCCGACCACCAGTCCGGCACCGCCGCGGACCCGAACTACCGGCGCGGCGCCCTCAACGCCGTCACCGCCGGCGGAACAGGCACGCCGGTGATCTACATGGGTGCCTCCGCCAGCATGATCAGCTATCTCAACGCCGACCTGAAGCCCGCGCAGATCGAGGAACTCCTCTCCGTCGCGAACTACCTGGCCGCCCCCTACGGCACCGCCGAGTACACCCTGGTCAACTTCGGTGTCGAGGGCGTCCACCACACCCGGGTCAACGGCGTGCCGACCTTCACGGACGAGGGCAAGAAGGACGTCCAGGCGACGGCCTTCCCCTTCCTGGCCGCCTCCTCCTCCGTGATCAGCAACCCGGGCGGCGACCAGGTCACCAAGGACTACGCGACCTGGTCGGCCGCCAACGTCAAGTACCTCACCAAGCCGCCCTTCTGG GGCATGAACTTCACCATGCCCCAGGCGATCGCCTCGGCCGCGGCGGCGCAGAACGTCAACGACACCATCAAGGACTGCTACCACGGCAAGAAAAAGGTCTCCGAGGTGCAGGACGCCATCTCCAGCTGGCGGTCCGGCCCCGGCGAGCGACTCAAGCAGTGGATGACCGACAACGTCCTCGACAAGTACGGCACCGGCCAGTGA
- a CDS encoding beta-galactosidase, whose translation MDIRRLTDRLGGLAFGGDYNPEQWDEQVWKQDDELMRRARVNLTTVGVFSWALLEPEEGRYDFDWLDAHLDRLHANGVAVDLATPTASPPPWFTLAHPDALPVRPDGTRLTHGSRDTYCLTAPAYRRAARRIAGALAERYGDHPALALWHVHNEYVTLCLCDHTAAAFRVWLRARHGSLDALNEAWGTAFWSQRYTSWEQILPPRDSQWHRNPGQALDFSRFWSDETLAAYREQRDAIRVRSDLPVTTNLMVPGYQNLDLWAFGREVDLVAIDHYPGAPGVDAAAHAAFDADRARSIAAGAPWLLMEQGTSTVYAGGRVLAKEPGEILRHSLAHIARGSEGALFFQWRQSRAGAEQWHSAMVPHAGPDSRIFREVTAAGEAVARLGELAGSTVRAEVAVLHDSDAWWAMRVDGLPSSELDYFAALRGAHRALWDAGVTADFAHPEHDLSRYRLVLAPALFLVTDTGAENLRRYVAAGGTLLVQFFSGMVDERLHTRLGGYPAAPLREALGIRVEEYRPLRQDEQLTLSDGSTAGSWSESLRTEGAETLAAYTHGMLAGSPALTRHDFGSGYGWYLSTRLDDTGYAALLGRLLTEAGVAAELPGLPPGVEAVARHAPDGRRWLLLLNHRDDAVQLPRPGHDLLTDGPLRELPPGGCAVLRAH comes from the coding sequence ATGGACATCCGACGGCTCACCGACCGACTCGGCGGTCTCGCCTTCGGCGGGGACTACAACCCCGAGCAGTGGGACGAGCAGGTCTGGAAGCAGGACGACGAACTGATGCGCCGGGCGCGGGTCAACCTCACCACCGTGGGCGTCTTCTCCTGGGCCCTGCTGGAGCCCGAGGAGGGACGGTACGACTTCGACTGGCTCGACGCCCACCTCGACCGCCTGCACGCCAACGGCGTCGCCGTCGACCTCGCCACCCCGACCGCTTCACCGCCGCCCTGGTTCACTCTCGCCCACCCCGACGCCCTGCCGGTCCGCCCGGACGGCACCCGCCTGACCCACGGCAGCCGGGACACCTACTGCCTCACCGCCCCTGCCTACCGCCGGGCCGCCCGCCGTATCGCCGGCGCCCTCGCCGAACGCTACGGGGACCACCCGGCGCTCGCCCTGTGGCACGTCCACAACGAGTACGTGACGCTCTGCCTGTGCGACCACACCGCCGCCGCCTTCCGGGTCTGGCTGCGTGCCCGACACGGATCCCTCGACGCCCTCAACGAGGCCTGGGGGACGGCCTTCTGGAGCCAGCGCTACACATCCTGGGAACAGATCCTGCCGCCCCGCGACAGCCAGTGGCACCGCAACCCCGGCCAGGCACTGGACTTCAGCCGCTTCTGGTCCGACGAGACCCTCGCCGCCTACCGCGAGCAGCGCGACGCGATCCGCGTCCGCAGCGACCTGCCGGTGACGACCAACCTCATGGTGCCCGGCTACCAGAACCTGGACCTGTGGGCCTTCGGCCGCGAGGTCGACCTGGTCGCCATCGACCACTACCCCGGCGCACCCGGCGTCGACGCCGCCGCCCATGCCGCCTTCGACGCCGACCGGGCCCGCTCGATCGCCGCCGGAGCTCCCTGGCTGCTGATGGAACAGGGCACCAGCACCGTCTACGCCGGCGGCCGCGTCCTCGCCAAGGAGCCGGGGGAGATCCTGCGCCACTCGCTCGCCCACATCGCCCGCGGCTCGGAGGGCGCCCTGTTCTTCCAGTGGCGGCAGTCCCGGGCCGGCGCCGAGCAGTGGCACTCGGCGATGGTCCCGCACGCCGGTCCTGACAGCCGGATCTTCCGCGAGGTCACGGCGGCCGGAGAGGCCGTCGCCCGGCTCGGCGAACTCGCCGGCTCCACCGTCCGGGCAGAGGTGGCGGTCCTGCACGACTCGGACGCCTGGTGGGCCATGCGCGTGGACGGGCTCCCGTCGTCCGAGCTGGACTACTTCGCCGCACTGCGCGGCGCCCACCGGGCGCTGTGGGACGCCGGTGTCACCGCCGACTTCGCGCATCCCGAGCACGACCTGAGCCGCTACCGGCTGGTCCTCGCCCCCGCCCTGTTCCTGGTCACCGACACGGGCGCCGAGAACCTGCGACGCTACGTCGCCGCCGGTGGCACCCTGCTGGTGCAGTTCTTCAGCGGCATGGTCGACGAGCGCCTGCACACCCGGCTCGGCGGCTACCCGGCCGCCCCGCTGCGCGAGGCGCTCGGCATCCGGGTCGAGGAGTACCGCCCGCTGCGCCAGGACGAGCAGCTCACGCTCTCCGACGGCTCGACGGCCGGCTCCTGGAGCGAGTCCCTGCGCACCGAGGGTGCCGAGACGCTCGCCGCCTACACCCACGGCATGCTCGCCGGCAGCCCCGCGCTCACCCGTCACGACTTCGGCTCCGGCTACGGCTGGTACCTCTCCACCCGCCTCGACGACACCGGCTACGCCGCCCTGCTCGGCCGGCTGCTCACCGAGGCCGGAGTCGCCGCGGAGCTGCCGGGCCTGCCGCCCGGCGTCGAGGCCGTCGCCCGGCACGCCCCCGACGGCCGGCGCTGGCTCCTGCTGCTCAACCACCGAGACGACGCGGTCCAGCTGCCCCGCCCGGGCCACGACCTCCTCACGGACGGGCCCCTGCGCGAACTGCCGCCTGGCGGCTGCGCCGTCCTGCGAGCGCACTGA
- a CDS encoding alpha-galactosidase, whose translation MTDPLETIRWGHAALELEIALDEPGPPRLVRIGAPGEKTAAPRPAAPLPLVEVTTAGLGRYWSGRHLVNTVLGSRLRHRSHHAVRDGDWHVLTVDLHEPETGLIAQAVYRSPDGLPVLRSEVLLRNEGDRTLHLESVGSLVAGCLTGGDPAALDSAELLWAENEWFAECRWQRRPLRVSSPERGGRFHTTAGRSTRVVAGQGVWSSCGRLPMGGLTERESGRTWLWQIEHNGGGWRWECGVRDDTAYAALYGPNAADHGWRHPLEPGTEFRTVPVALALAAEGGPDGAFAALTSYRRATRRPHPDHRRLPVIFNDYMNCLMGDPTTAKLLPLVEAAAEAGAEYFVIDAGWYDDGDNWWSSVGAWEPSASRFPGPNGIHEVLDRIRERGMVPGLWLEPEAVGTNSPVAASLPEEAFFRRDDRRVEEGGGRYHLDLRHPAARAHLDGVVDRLVGEWGIGYLKLDHNTDPGSGTSSHPAEAPAAGLLGHNRAQLDWLDGILDRYPDLVIENCASGGMRMDYALLSRLQLQSTSDQQDLLRYAPIAAAAPTAVTPEQGAVWAYPLPEDSLDEVAFTMASALLGRIHLSGRLTELSPEARDLVHEAVAVHKSIRAGLREAVPAWPLGLPNWEDPWITLALRTPDTTYVTAWRRTGEETVRDLDLPHLAGADVHVEVLYPASSRAGTVWRPDAAELALTLPAAPSAVLLRLTRTSPERS comes from the coding sequence ATGACCGACCCGCTCGAGACGATCCGCTGGGGTCACGCCGCCCTGGAGCTGGAGATCGCCCTGGACGAGCCCGGCCCGCCGCGCCTGGTCCGCATCGGCGCACCCGGTGAGAAGACCGCCGCCCCACGCCCCGCCGCACCGCTGCCGCTGGTGGAGGTGACGACCGCCGGCCTCGGCCGCTACTGGTCGGGCCGCCACCTCGTCAACACCGTCCTCGGCTCGCGGCTGCGCCACCGCTCCCACCACGCGGTTAGGGACGGCGACTGGCACGTACTCACCGTCGACCTCCACGAGCCCGAGACCGGCCTGATCGCCCAGGCGGTCTACCGGTCCCCGGACGGCCTGCCGGTGCTGCGCAGCGAAGTCCTGCTGCGCAACGAAGGGGATCGGACTCTCCACCTGGAGTCGGTCGGGTCCCTCGTCGCGGGCTGCCTCACCGGGGGCGACCCGGCGGCCCTGGACAGCGCGGAGCTGTTGTGGGCGGAGAACGAATGGTTCGCCGAATGTCGCTGGCAGCGCCGGCCGCTGCGGGTGTCCTCGCCCGAGCGGGGCGGCCGCTTCCACACCACAGCCGGCCGCAGCACCCGCGTCGTCGCCGGTCAGGGCGTGTGGTCCAGCTGCGGCCGGCTGCCGATGGGCGGCCTGACGGAACGCGAGTCCGGCCGTACCTGGCTGTGGCAGATCGAGCACAACGGCGGCGGCTGGCGCTGGGAGTGCGGTGTGCGCGACGACACCGCGTACGCGGCACTGTACGGCCCGAATGCCGCCGACCACGGCTGGCGCCACCCGCTGGAGCCCGGCACCGAGTTCCGCACCGTGCCGGTGGCCCTGGCGCTGGCTGCGGAGGGCGGCCCCGACGGTGCCTTCGCCGCCCTCACCAGCTACCGCCGCGCCACCCGCCGACCGCACCCCGACCACCGCCGACTGCCGGTGATCTTCAACGACTACATGAACTGCCTGATGGGCGACCCCACCACGGCCAAGCTGCTGCCGCTGGTCGAAGCCGCCGCCGAGGCCGGCGCGGAGTACTTCGTCATCGACGCCGGCTGGTACGACGACGGCGACAACTGGTGGAGCTCCGTCGGGGCTTGGGAGCCGTCAGCCTCCCGGTTCCCCGGCCCGAACGGGATCCACGAGGTGCTGGACCGCATCCGGGAGCGGGGCATGGTCCCCGGCCTGTGGCTGGAGCCCGAGGCGGTCGGGACGAACAGTCCGGTGGCCGCCTCCCTGCCGGAGGAGGCGTTCTTCCGCCGCGACGACCGGCGCGTGGAGGAGGGCGGCGGCCGCTACCACCTCGACCTGCGCCACCCGGCCGCCCGGGCCCACCTGGACGGCGTGGTGGACCGCCTGGTCGGCGAGTGGGGCATCGGCTACCTCAAGCTCGACCACAACACCGACCCCGGGTCCGGCACCAGCAGCCACCCGGCCGAGGCCCCGGCGGCCGGCCTGCTCGGCCACAACCGGGCCCAGCTCGACTGGCTGGACGGCATCCTGGACCGGTACCCGGACCTGGTGATCGAGAACTGCGCCTCCGGCGGCATGCGGATGGACTACGCCCTGCTCTCCCGGCTCCAGCTGCAGTCCACCAGCGACCAGCAGGACCTGCTGCGCTACGCCCCGATCGCGGCGGCGGCCCCCACCGCCGTCACCCCCGAGCAGGGCGCCGTCTGGGCGTACCCGCTGCCCGAGGACTCCCTCGACGAGGTCGCCTTCACCATGGCGAGCGCGCTCCTCGGCCGCATCCACCTCTCCGGCCGCCTCACCGAACTCTCCCCGGAAGCCCGGGACCTGGTCCACGAGGCGGTGGCCGTCCACAAGTCGATCCGCGCCGGTCTCCGCGAGGCGGTGCCCGCCTGGCCGCTCGGGCTCCCCAACTGGGAGGACCCGTGGATCACCCTGGCGCTGCGCACCCCGGACACCACCTACGTCACCGCCTGGCGGCGCACCGGCGAGGAGACCGTCAGGGACCTCGACCTGCCCCACCTGGCCGGTGCGGACGTCCACGTCGAGGTGCTCTACCCGGCCTCCAGCAGGGCCGGCACTGTCTGGAGGCCGGATGCCGCCGAACTCGCTCTGACCCTCCCGGCGGCGCCGTCCGCCGTCCTGCTGCGCCTCACCAGGACCTCTCCCGAACGGAGTTGA
- a CDS encoding LacI family transcriptional regulator, with translation MVTLADVAKHAGVSSSTVSYALSGKRPIADRTRTRIEQAVTELGYHPNAGTRALAGRRSHVIALVVPLHPEVHVPTMMEIAIAVTVAAREHGYDVLLLTNDEGPEGVRRVAATGLADGVILMDVRLHDDRVPVLRAEQIPAALIGLPDDPTGLSCADHDFATAGALCADHLADLGHRDIAFIGYSSGVYRRHAGYAERTLNGFRARAERRDLRFLHRPCEGSYESTAGTLARILADRPETTGFVVQNEAAIGPLLTLLRASGRTVPEDASVVAICPDPMAEQHSPRLTSVTGPQKDLGQVAVEQVMARIAATTAGDRPEDQLLLMPPELVVRESTAAAPRRT, from the coding sequence ATGGTGACACTCGCCGATGTGGCCAAACACGCCGGCGTCTCGTCGAGCACGGTCAGCTACGCCCTCAGCGGCAAGCGGCCGATCGCGGACCGGACCAGGACCCGCATCGAGCAGGCCGTCACGGAACTCGGCTACCACCCCAACGCGGGCACCCGGGCCCTGGCCGGCAGGCGCTCGCACGTCATCGCCCTGGTGGTGCCGCTCCACCCCGAGGTGCACGTGCCCACCATGATGGAGATCGCCATCGCGGTCACTGTGGCCGCCCGCGAACACGGCTACGACGTCCTGCTGCTCACAAACGACGAAGGGCCCGAAGGCGTCCGCCGGGTCGCCGCCACCGGACTCGCGGACGGCGTCATCCTCATGGACGTCCGACTGCACGACGACCGCGTCCCGGTCCTGCGCGCCGAGCAGATCCCGGCCGCCCTCATCGGTCTGCCCGACGATCCCACCGGCCTCTCCTGCGCCGATCACGACTTCGCCACCGCGGGCGCCCTGTGCGCCGACCACCTGGCGGACCTCGGCCACCGCGACATCGCCTTCATCGGCTACAGCAGCGGCGTCTACCGGCGGCACGCCGGCTACGCCGAACGCACCCTGAACGGCTTCCGTGCCCGCGCCGAGCGGCGCGACCTGCGCTTCCTCCACCGACCGTGCGAAGGCAGCTACGAGAGCACCGCAGGCACCCTGGCACGCATCCTCGCGGACCGCCCGGAGACCACCGGGTTCGTGGTGCAGAACGAAGCCGCCATCGGCCCGCTGCTCACCTTGCTGCGCGCCAGTGGGCGGACCGTGCCGGAGGACGCCTCCGTCGTCGCCATCTGCCCCGACCCGATGGCCGAGCAGCACTCCCCCCGACTCACCTCTGTGACCGGCCCGCAGAAGGACCTCGGACAGGTCGCCGTCGAGCAGGTCATGGCGAGGATCGCCGCGACCACCGCGGGTGACCGGCCCGAGGACCAACTCCTCCTGATGCCACCGGAACTGGTGGTCCGCGAAAGCACCGCCGCGGCCCCGCGCCGCACGTGA
- a CDS encoding carbohydrate ABC transporter membrane protein 1 (CUT1 family), protein MSTTAPHRPAGTVHRNWRIRLRRDKSLLLMTVPAVVLLLVFNYVPLFGIVTAFQEYDPLVGVWHSEWVGFDQFQQLFGDPAFWASMRNTLYLSFVQLVLFFPVPIALALLLNSVMSERIRNLFQSVVYLPHFFSWVLAITIFQQMLGGAGALNQFLRQHDIGTWDIMTNPDTFALLVTSQAIWKEAGWGIIVFLAALSAINSELYEAAAADGAGPLRRMWHITLPGLRGVIVLMLVLRLGNALSVGFEQFLIQRDAVGHEAADVLDTFSFYYGIATGGYSYGAAAGLFKSVVSLLLIWGANKLAHAFGEDGLYRK, encoded by the coding sequence GTGAGCACCACAGCACCGCACCGCCCCGCCGGCACCGTGCACCGCAACTGGCGGATCAGACTGCGGCGCGACAAGTCGCTCCTCCTGATGACCGTGCCCGCGGTGGTCCTGCTCCTGGTGTTCAACTACGTCCCGCTCTTCGGCATCGTCACCGCCTTCCAGGAGTACGACCCGCTGGTCGGGGTCTGGCACAGTGAATGGGTCGGATTCGACCAGTTCCAGCAGCTGTTCGGCGACCCGGCGTTCTGGGCCTCGATGAGGAACACGCTGTACCTGAGCTTCGTCCAGCTGGTCCTGTTCTTCCCGGTCCCGATCGCGCTCGCCCTGCTGCTCAACTCGGTGATGAGCGAGCGGATCCGCAACCTGTTCCAGTCCGTGGTCTACCTGCCGCACTTCTTCTCGTGGGTGCTCGCGATCACCATCTTCCAACAGATGCTGGGCGGCGCCGGCGCGCTCAACCAGTTCCTGCGCCAGCACGACATCGGCACCTGGGACATCATGACCAACCCGGACACCTTCGCGCTGCTGGTCACCTCCCAGGCGATCTGGAAGGAGGCCGGCTGGGGAATCATCGTCTTCCTCGCGGCGCTGAGCGCGATCAACAGCGAGCTGTACGAGGCCGCGGCGGCGGATGGCGCGGGACCGCTGAGGCGGATGTGGCACATCACGCTGCCGGGCCTGCGCGGGGTGATCGTCCTGATGCTGGTCCTGCGCCTCGGCAACGCGCTGTCCGTCGGCTTCGAGCAGTTCCTGATCCAGCGCGACGCGGTCGGCCACGAGGCGGCGGACGTCCTGGACACCTTCTCCTTCTACTACGGCATCGCCACCGGCGGCTACAGCTACGGCGCGGCGGCCGGGCTCTTCAAGAGCGTGGTCTCGCTGCTGCTGATCTGGGGCGCCAACAAGCTGGCACACGCCTTCGGCGAGGACGGGCTGTACCGAAAATGA
- a CDS encoding carbohydrate ABC transporter membrane protein 2 (CUT1 family), protein MTNALTIGSRRERRGREARTTRRGARSARPPWEEPPTVVGRTAKGLTLGTTLAVILGPLWIIVLTSFSTPGAVNRAGGLVIWPDGLSTEAYRQMLSDPTVVTALMVSLGITVVGTAVSMAVSVLCAYGLSRSRSLGHRFILMLLIVTMFVGGGLIPSFLVVTGLGGYGQWWALILPGAVSVFNILVLRAFYQGTSSELIDAARMDGAGDWRILWSVVLPTSRAVTAVTALFYAVGYWNSFFNVMLYMPTDSQKWPLQYVLLTYVNRGNGLPGSVNSGFGSAHAQTAPLSLQMAVVVLTLVPLVIVYPFVQKHLRTGVLTGAIKG, encoded by the coding sequence ATGACCAACGCACTCACCATCGGCTCCCGGCGCGAGCGGCGCGGCCGGGAAGCACGCACCACCCGGCGCGGGGCCCGCTCCGCCCGCCCGCCCTGGGAGGAGCCGCCCACCGTCGTCGGCCGGACCGCCAAGGGGCTGACGCTCGGGACGACGCTCGCCGTCATCCTGGGCCCGCTCTGGATCATCGTGCTGACCAGCTTCTCCACGCCCGGTGCCGTCAACCGGGCCGGCGGTCTGGTGATCTGGCCGGACGGCCTGAGCACCGAGGCGTACCGTCAGATGCTCAGCGACCCGACGGTCGTCACCGCCCTGATGGTGAGCCTGGGCATCACGGTGGTCGGAACGGCGGTGTCCATGGCCGTCTCGGTCCTGTGCGCCTACGGCCTCTCCCGGTCGCGCTCCCTCGGGCACCGCTTCATCCTGATGCTGCTGATCGTCACGATGTTCGTCGGCGGTGGCCTGATCCCGAGCTTCCTGGTGGTCACAGGGCTGGGCGGCTACGGCCAGTGGTGGGCGCTGATCCTGCCGGGCGCGGTCTCCGTCTTCAACATCCTGGTGCTGCGCGCCTTCTACCAGGGCACCTCCTCCGAACTGATCGACGCCGCCCGGATGGACGGCGCCGGCGACTGGCGGATCCTGTGGTCCGTCGTCCTGCCCACCTCACGTGCCGTCACCGCGGTCACCGCGCTGTTCTACGCCGTGGGTTACTGGAACTCGTTCTTCAACGTCATGCTCTACATGCCGACGGACAGTCAGAAGTGGCCGCTTCAGTACGTGCTGCTCACGTACGTCAACCGGGGCAACGGCCTGCCCGGTTCCGTCAACTCCGGCTTCGGCAGCGCCCACGCCCAGACCGCACCGCTGTCACTCCAGATGGCGGTCGTGGTCCTCACCCTGGTGCCGCTGGTGATCGTGTACCCGTTCGTGCAGAAGCACCTGCGCACCGGTGTCCTGACCGGCGCGATCAAGGGCTGA